A window of the Lactuca sativa cultivar Salinas chromosome 5, Lsat_Salinas_v11, whole genome shotgun sequence genome harbors these coding sequences:
- the LOC111910265 gene encoding 60S ribosomal protein L37-1 has protein sequence MGKGTGSFGKRRNKTHTLCVRCGRRSFHLQKSRCSACAYPAARVRKYNWSVKAIRRKTTGTGRMRYLRNLPRRFKSNFREGTQAAPRKIAAAAST, from the exons ATG GGTAAAGGTACAGGGAGTTTCGGTAAGAGAAGGAACAAAACCCACACACTGTGTGTCCGGTGTGGTCGTCGGAGTTTCCATCTTCAGAAGAGTCGATGCTCTGCTTGTGCTTATCCTGCTGCTCGCGTCAGGAAAT ATAACTGGAGCGTCAAGGCGATCCGAAGGAAGACGACTGGAACTGGTCGCATGAGGTATCTCCGTAATCTTCCCCGCAGATTCAAGAGCAACTTTAGAGAAG GTACTCAAGCTGCGCCTAGGAAGATCGCTGCTGCAGCTTCAACATAA